CCCACATTGCGCCCTTTTCGTTCCAAGTGTCATGTCGTTCCTCTGGGGATGGACCCACAACGTATTCAAACGGACCGTCCCAACGGCTCACCGGGATCCACCATTCTGGCGGTCGGACGCCTGGCACGATACAAAGGATTTGAACATCTGATCCGGGCCGCGCGCTCCCTGCCCCAGGCCAAAGTGGAGATCATCGGCAACGGTCCCTGCCGCCCTCGGCTGGAAAGAGAAATCCAACGGAACAAACTGGAAAACCGCGTCAGGCTTTGCGGCTATCTCCCCGATGCCAAGCTGCTGAATCGTATGGCCCAGGCAGACATTTTCTGTCTTCCCTCCATCCATCGCTCCGAAGCCTTCGGCGTGGTATTGCTTGAAGCCATGTTCCTCCAAAAACCACTGGTCAGCACGTCGATCCCGGGTTCTGGTACCGGCTGGGTCAATGAAAACGGAAAAACCGGGTATGTGGTACCGCCCGGTGATCCGGACGCGCTTGCCAAGGCGCTTGATCGCCTTTTGGATGATCCGGCCGCCCGGACCGCCATGGGCATCGCGGCCCGCACCCGCTTTGACGAGCACTTTCATATCAAACGCTGCGCACAGGCCGTTGAAACGGTCTATGACGCCGCGTACCGCTCCTGAACACCATGGTTCCAGCCCCGGAAAATCAAGCAATGAGCAAGCGGTCCCGCTTTACACAAAACAATGAAAGACCGACGGTCCTTCTCCTTTCGTTTTCTCCCCTGCACAAGGATCCACGTGTTCTTCGGCAGGCCGTGTTCTTGAAGGACCACTACGATGTGGCCGCCGCCGGGTTCGGTCCGCCAAGCGCCGTGTATCCCGAACACATTGTGGTGCAAGGCCATCCCAACTCTTTGGCGTTTAAGGCGATCCAGGCGAGCAGGCTGAAATTGGGTCGCTTTGAAGCCTATTACTGGTCGCAAACTCCGATAAAGGATGCCTATCGAAAGCTACACGGCCGAATCTTTCAAACGATCGTAGCCAACGATCTTTCCAGCCTTCCCCTTGCTGTCACACTTGCCGCTGAATCCCATGCCCGCCTGATACTTGACGTTCACGAATACGAACCCGGGCATTTTGACGGGCATTGGCTGTTCGACTTTTTTTTCAAACCGCTATGGGAATACATCGCCCGAAAATATCTGCCCGCAGTGGACAGCATGTCCACTGTTTGTGAAGGGATCGCCGCGCTCTACCAAAAAGAATTCTCCGTGCAGCCGAAGGTTATCACCAACGCTCCATTCCGAAGTCCTCTCCCCCCTTCCGAGGTCCAACCAAAACAAATCCGCATTGTTCACCACGGCATTTGCAACGCCCATAGGCAGCTGGAGGCAATGGTCAGCATGGCTCGAATGCTGTCCCCCCGTTTTCGGCTGGACCTGATGCTGGTGAAGACGGATGAAGGCTCATACGCCAAGATTCGTAGACAGGCGCGGATGGCCGAAAATATTGCCTTGCTTGCCCCTGTTCCCTATGAGGACATCGTCCCCACCCTCAACAGTTACGACATGGGGCTGTGCATGTTCCCGCCCAGCACGCCAACGCTTCAATTCGCCCTGCCCAATAAATTTTTTGAATTTCTCCAGGCAGGGCTCGCTGTCTGTTCCTGGCCCTCTCCTGAAATCCGAAACATCATTGAACGGCACCAATGCGGCATTGTTGCTGAAGCGTATACTGCGGCGGCAATGGCCCAAGCTGTCGAATCGCTTTCGGCTCACGACATTGCCGCCATGAAGCATCGCAGCCGAAAAGCCTCGGCCGAGCATTGTGCGGAAAATAACCAGGCAGCCTTTTTACGGATGGTGCGTGGGGAATCCTAACGCCTCCAGTGCATTCCACATCGCATCCATCCGTGCAGCCCAACTGTTTTGCTCTAGAAACCGCCGCCTCTCATCCGCGCTGACCGCTCCTGCTCGTCCAACGCTTTCCAGCACGGCCTGGGCAAATTCTTCGGGGTTGCGTCCATAACTCGCCATCTCTCCAAGCCCTTCGCGCAGGCCGCCGACATCCGCTGCGGCCACGCCCAGTCCGCACGCATAATACTCATAAAACTTCAGCGGCCGGTGGACATACCGCATATGCTGTGAATCATCCTTATACGGCAACAGCCCCACGGAATAGTTCCGCAAGAGCCTTGGTACGTCGGCATAATCGACGGGTGCAAGAAACCGAACGTTGTCCGAATCGGCAAACCGCTCATACCCGGCGCCGACAAAATGAAACTCCCAATCAGGGAGGAGGGCTGCCGCCTTGAGCACCAACGTCGGATCCAGCCAGTCCGAGTAACTCCCCAGGCAAACGGCCCGCTTTACATGCAAGGCTGCCGGCCCAGCGATTCCGGAAGACTGATCAGGCCCACCATTCGGAATCAGACGGACTCGTGATGGAGAATGGAGTTTTTCATTCACATGCTCGACCAGCGGTGTCGAAACGGCCCAAATCTCATCATACCATCCCTCTGAAATGCGCTTTTCCAACTCCCTGACCAGGCATATAGGCAAGGTCGCAAAGGCTCTCGGCCCGTCATTGAGCCGGAGCACAGTTTTTTCAGACTTTATTTTAGGGAGATATGCCATGGTTGGTCCAACATCATGAAGGCACAAGCCGTACTCTTTTTTCTGGAGCCAACGAGGGGCCAACCCGTGCACGCCGTGCAGCATGAATTGGTGTGGGACAAACAAGGAGTGAATGGGAATCATGGAAAAAAAAGTAAATTCATGTAGACCGGAAGCCGGACGCATATTGGGACTGTTGCCCGCGTGCCGCAAATATCTGATCAGCCGCTGCCGCCGTGCCTGACCGATAAGGTCGAACGGCGAAGCGGGAACCGAGAGATAATCCACGGAAACCCCACGCTCAGCAAGCCCCATCGCCATATGTTGTATGCCCGTTCTGGAATGCGAAACCGCAAACGGATGCACACCAAGAACAATTGCTGACTTCATAGCCCACCCTAAACAGGATCATGTCCCTGGTTGCTCATACGCCAATCACTCCCGGGTAAAAAAGCTTAATCAGCAAGTTGCACTTTGTTCTTCTCCATATAGCGAAGCATGGAATACACGGCAAGGAGCCGCTGGAGATTGTTTACTCCGTGAACATACTGCTCTTCAAGCAACTTCTCCAAGCCGCTCAGTGAAAAAAAATCCGGATACTGTTGCACGCCTTCCCGGAACACTTCATACATATGTTTTTTTGCTTCTGGAGAACTCAATAAACACTTTTGAAGCTGGGTGCAAAATCCTTTCTTATCCCTTCTCCAAATCACCTCACGTGGAAGCAGATTCCTTGCATCAACATTTCTGCGCAAAATATATTTATCATGCGTCCACATTTTGTGGTGAACAGGCATTGACATCCCAAACTCAACAACCCGATGGTCTAAAAACGGATATCGGCCTTCAAGAGAATGGTGCATCTGTAATCGATCGCCTGTATGCAGCAGTGATGGCAGGCTATTGCGCAAGGTCATATACTGCTGATCAACATATGGATGCCCGCTCCCAAGCTCCTGTGTGACGCGGCGTACCTTCCGATAGCGCTTCCAGTAGTCTTTCCCGAACTCCTCAACTCGTGGAATACTCGACTTGCGTGGTTTGGGAGGCATTTCCATAAGCAATCGTACACCGAGCCGCGCTTCGTAATGTTCACGAAAGACATTGTACTGCACCCGATAGCCGCCGAAAACCTCGTCCCCACCCTGCCCCTCAAGAATGACCTTGGAGCGCGTTGCGGCCTGCTGATACAAAAGGTAGCGGGCGACATGATCCGCCGAATGTGTAGGACAATCCTGCGCCTCAATCACCCGGTCGAATATATCGAAGAAATCGTTGTTGCCGAATTCAATCCGCTCATGATCCGTATCCCAATAGGCGGCAACCTGGCTTGAAAACAATGACTCGTCAGCGGAACTTCCCGGACAGACATACGAGAGGGTCTTTACCCGTTGCCGCTCCTTGTTCGCCGCAAGAGCGACCAACGTACTGGAATCCAATCCCCCGGACAGCATCAACTGAACCGGGACATCGGCATGTAGGCGCAACGCCACGGAATCGGCCAGGAGCGCCCCGAATTCCTCGGCGGCCTGTCTGGGATCTTCTGGGACAGCCGAGGTGAGCATATCGGCAGGTGTATAATATGACTCGATGCGGAGCGCCTCTTCGCGCAAAGGAAAAACCAAATTTGTCCCTGGCTCAAGGGGAAGCACACCATCCACCAACGTGCTATCCAGCGGCTCAATCTGATAAAATTTGATGCATTGCAGCAGACGATCCGCCTTAACCCGAGGCGGAACGCCACTCGCCAGCAAAGCTCGGACCTCAGATGCGAAACACAACCTTCCGCCGTCAAGACAATAATAGAGCGGCTTGATTCCAAATCTGTCCCGAGACAGAATTAATTCTTTTTTTCTAACGTCGTATAAGGCAAAAGCCCACTCGCCATTA
The DNA window shown above is from Paucidesulfovibrio gracilis DSM 16080 and carries:
- a CDS encoding glycosyltransferase encodes the protein MERFVADLAQQQVHDGHDVSVICLHPRPGLESQTSCLNNVTVHHSKIQAHFGFVPLSPAFAPNLRRIVRRTRPDVLHLHLPNPMVFSQRMLPDDVPLVVHWHADVRGAQGLILGLGYPVYALFEKAVLRRAAKIIATSPPYLAFSPTLRPFRSKCHVVPLGMDPQRIQTDRPNGSPGSTILAVGRLARYKGFEHLIRAARSLPQAKVEIIGNGPCRPRLEREIQRNKLENRVRLCGYLPDAKLLNRMAQADIFCLPSIHRSEAFGVVLLEAMFLQKPLVSTSIPGSGTGWVNENGKTGYVVPPGDPDALAKALDRLLDDPAARTAMGIAARTRFDEHFHIKRCAQAVETVYDAAYRS
- a CDS encoding glycosyltransferase family protein; translated protein: MKDHYDVAAAGFGPPSAVYPEHIVVQGHPNSLAFKAIQASRLKLGRFEAYYWSQTPIKDAYRKLHGRIFQTIVANDLSSLPLAVTLAAESHARLILDVHEYEPGHFDGHWLFDFFFKPLWEYIARKYLPAVDSMSTVCEGIAALYQKEFSVQPKVITNAPFRSPLPPSEVQPKQIRIVHHGICNAHRQLEAMVSMARMLSPRFRLDLMLVKTDEGSYAKIRRQARMAENIALLAPVPYEDIVPTLNSYDMGLCMFPPSTPTLQFALPNKFFEFLQAGLAVCSWPSPEIRNIIERHQCGIVAEAYTAAAMAQAVESLSAHDIAAMKHRSRKASAEHCAENNQAAFLRMVRGES
- a CDS encoding glycosyltransferase family protein → MKSAIVLGVHPFAVSHSRTGIQHMAMGLAERGVSVDYLSVPASPFDLIGQARRQRLIRYLRHAGNSPNMRPASGLHEFTFFSMIPIHSLFVPHQFMLHGVHGLAPRWLQKKEYGLCLHDVGPTMAYLPKIKSEKTVLRLNDGPRAFATLPICLVRELEKRISEGWYDEIWAVSTPLVEHVNEKLHSPSRVRLIPNGGPDQSSGIAGPAALHVKRAVCLGSYSDWLDPTLVLKAAALLPDWEFHFVGAGYERFADSDNVRFLAPVDYADVPRLLRNYSVGLLPYKDDSQHMRYVHRPLKFYEYYACGLGVAAADVGGLREGLGEMASYGRNPEEFAQAVLESVGRAGAVSADERRRFLEQNSWAARMDAMWNALEALGFPTHHP
- the asnB gene encoding asparagine synthase (glutamine-hydrolyzing), giving the protein MCGIGGIISRGTGSGKELSFQVDRMLDVMPWRGPDARGVFEAPGVALGHLRLSILDLSDAANQPMSDEHGNVLVFNGEIYNYRELREELAEVHEFRTQSDTEVVLAAWHRWGTECTKQFNGEWAFALYDVRKKELILSRDRFGIKPLYYCLDGGRLCFASEVRALLASGVPPRVKADRLLQCIKFYQIEPLDSTLVDGVLPLEPGTNLVFPLREEALRIESYYTPADMLTSAVPEDPRQAAEEFGALLADSVALRLHADVPVQLMLSGGLDSSTLVALAANKERQRVKTLSYVCPGSSADESLFSSQVAAYWDTDHERIEFGNNDFFDIFDRVIEAQDCPTHSADHVARYLLYQQAATRSKVILEGQGGDEVFGGYRVQYNVFREHYEARLGVRLLMEMPPKPRKSSIPRVEEFGKDYWKRYRKVRRVTQELGSGHPYVDQQYMTLRNSLPSLLHTGDRLQMHHSLEGRYPFLDHRVVEFGMSMPVHHKMWTHDKYILRRNVDARNLLPREVIWRRDKKGFCTQLQKCLLSSPEAKKHMYEVFREGVQQYPDFFSLSGLEKLLEEQYVHGVNNLQRLLAVYSMLRYMEKNKVQLAD